A section of the Malania oleifera isolate guangnan ecotype guangnan chromosome 2, ASM2987363v1, whole genome shotgun sequence genome encodes:
- the LOC131148470 gene encoding L-ascorbate oxidase homolog — protein sequence MDDRLTLGLLWCLSVLVAVVQGEDPYLTFTWNITYGTISPLGVPQQGILINGQFPGPNINSTSNNNILVNVFNNLDEPFLLTWNGVQQRKNSWQEGLAGTNCPIPPGKNYTYHFQVKDQIGSYFYFPSTSMHRAAGAFGGLRVNSRLLIPVPFPDPEDDYTVLIGDWYTKSHTVLKKFLDSGRSLGRPDGVLINGRSSGGDQVGKLLQDHPEEPPLFTMKAGRTYRYRVCNVGLKNSLNFRIQGHTMKLVEMEGSHTIQNEYDSIDVHVGQCFSVLVTADQTPKDYYLVASTRFTKQVKTATAIIRYADGKGPASPELPEAPVGWAWSLNQFRSFRWNLSASAARPNPQGSYHYGAINISRTIKLVNSVGAVDGKLRYAINGVSHTDPPTPLKLAEYFGVAEKVFKYNLIGDEPPAPPAKGEEPEIAVAPNVLNVTFRSFVEIIFENHEKTIQSWHLDGYSFFPVAIEPGRWTPERRKNYNLLDAVSRHTIHVFPKSWAAIFLTFDNAGMWNVRSASLERQYLGQQLYISALSPARSLRDEYNSPDNMQLCGIVTDLPKPPPFTP from the exons ATGGATGATCGTTTGACGTTAGGGTTGTTATGGTGCCTATCTGTTCTTGTAGCAGTTGTGCAAGGAGAAGACCCGTATTTGACATTCACCTGGAACATTACCTATGGTACCATCTCTCCTTTGGGCGTCCCCCAACAAGGCATTCTAATTAACGGTCAATTTCCCGGTCCAAATATTAATTCCACGAGCAACAATAACATTTTGGTTAATGTCTTCAACAACCTTGACGAGCCATTCCTTTTGACATG GAACGGCGTCCAACAAAGGAAAAATTCATGGCAAGAAGGATTAGCCGGAACCAACTGCCCCATCCCGCCTGGGAAGAATTACACGTACCACTTTCAAGTGAAAGATCAGATTGGCAGCTACTTTTACTTCCCCAGCACCTCCATGCACAGGGCAGCTGGCGCCTTCGGTGGGCTCCGGGTGAACAGTCGCCTTCTCATTCCAGTCCCCTTCCCCGATCCGGAGGATGACTACACCGTCCTCATCGGCGATTGGTACACCAAGAGCCACACCGTCCTAAAGAAGTTCTTAGATAGCGGACGCTCCTTGGGGAGACCAGACGGAGTCCTCATCAACGGAAGATCCTCCGGCGGCGATCAGGTGGGCAAGCTGCTGCAGGACCACCCGGAGGAACCACCCTTATTCACCATGAAAGCCGGCAGGACGTACAGGTACAGGGTTTGCAACGTGGGGCTCAAGAACTCCCTCAACTTCAGGATCCAAGGCCACACTATGAAGTTGGTAGAGATGGAAGGCTCCCATACCATCCAAAACGAATACGACTCCATTGACGTCCATGTGGGGCAATGCTTCTCCGTGTTGGTCACCGCCGACCAAACCCCCAAAGATTACTACCTGGTGGCTTCCACTCGTTTTACAAAGCAAGTCAAAACCGCCACTGCCATCATCCGCTACGCCGACGGCAAGGGCCCTGCCTCTCCCGAGCTGCCGGAGGCGCCTGTTGGATGGGCCTGGTCCCTCAATCAGTTCCGGTCCTTCCGTTGGAATCTCTCCGCCAGTGCTGCCCGCCCCAACCCTCAAGGCTCCTACCATTACGGTGCAATCAACATCAGCCGCACCATCAAGCTAGTGAACTCCGTCGGCGCCGTGGACGGCAAGCTCCGTTACGCCATTAATGGCGTTTCCCACACTGACCCACCTACTCCCCTCAAGCTTGCCGAGTACTTCGGAGTTGCGGAGAAGGTGTTCAAGTACAACCTTATTGGGGACGAGCCCCCGGCCCCGCCGGCTAAAGGCGAAGAGCCCGAGATTGCTGTGGCACCCAACGTGCTCAATGTCACTTTTCGCTCGTTTGTTGAGATAATTTTTGAGAATCATGAGAAGACCATTCAATCCTGGCATTTGGATGGCTACTCGTTCTTTCCGGTTGC GATTGAACCAGGGAGGTGGACACCGGAACGCAGAAAGAACTACAACCTTCTGGATGCAGTAAGTAGGCACACAATTCACGTGTTCCCCAAGTCGTGGGCAGCCATATTCTTGACATTCGACAACGCAGGAATGTGGAACGTGAGGTCGGCGTCGTTGGAGAGACAGTACCTAGGCCAACAGCTTTACATCAGCGCCCTGTCCCCTGCCCGGTCGCTCAGGGATGAATACAACTCCCCCGACAACATGCAGCTCTGTGGAATCGTCACAGACTTGCCAAAGCCCCCACCTTTCACTCCCTAA